One genomic region from Cryptococcus deuterogattii R265 chromosome 7, complete sequence encodes:
- a CDS encoding malate dehydrogenase NAD-dependent, protein MVKAVVCGAAGGIGQPLSLLLKLNPLITELSLYDVVNAPGVATDLSHIATPAQVAGFLPPDNGAEKALKGADIVVIPAGVPRKPGMTRDDLFNINAGICATLAQSIANACPEAFILVISNPVNSTVPVFAETLKKAGVFNPKKLFGVSHLDVVRASTFVASVVGKPKDAAKYSVPVVGGHSGATILPLLSQAKPSIDAILSDKEKRDALVHRIQFGGDEVVKAKDGAGSATLSMAQAGAEFAEFVLQAAYGSQKGKVVQSYVFLGADDGGKEIKKEIGAALDYFSVNVELGPNGIEKILPIGKIDEAEKTLLAAAVKELGPSIEKGASFQPPPPKL, encoded by the exons ATGGTCAAGGCTGTCGTTTGCGGTGCTGCCG GCGGTATCGGTCAacccctctccctcttgctcaagctcaacccTCTCATCACTGAGCTCAGTCTCTACGACGTTGTCAATGCGCCTGGT GTGGCCACCGATTTGTCGCACATCGCTACTCCTGCCCAAGTCGCCGGTTTCCTCCCTCCCGACAATGGAGCTGAGAAGGCCCTCAAGGGTGCTGATATCGTTGTCATTCCTGCTGGTGTTCCCAGGAAGCCCGGTATGACCAGGGATGACCTTTTT AAC ATAAACGCTGGCATCTGTGCGACCCTTGCCCAGTCTATCGCCAATGCGTGCCCTGAGGCCTTTATTCttgtcatctccaaccCCGTCAATTCCACCGTTCCCGTCTTCGCTGAGACACTCAAAAAGGCTGGTGTTTTTAACCCAAAGAA GCTCTTTGGTGTGAGCCACTTGGACGTTGTTCGAGCTTCTACCTTCGTTGCCTCTGTGGTTGGCAAGCCTAAAGATGCTGCAAAGTATTCCGTGCCTGTCGTTGGAGGCCACTCTGGTGCCACTATTTTGCCCTTGTTGTCTCAGGCCAAGCCCTCTATC GACGCAATTCTAAGCGATAAGGAGAAGCGTGATGCGCTTGTCCACCGAATCCAATTCGGCGGCGACGAAGTGGTCAAGGCAAAGG ACGGTGCCGGTTCTGCCACCCTCTCCATGGCTCAAG CTGGCGCTGAGTTCGCCGAGTTCGTATTGCAGGCCGCGTACGGGAGCCAAAAGGGCAAGGTCGTGCAGTCCTATGTTTTCTTGGGTGCCGACGACGGTGGTAAGGaaatcaagaaggagattggcGCCGCCCTCGACTACTTCTCCGTCAACGTGGAGCTTGGA CCCAATGGTATTGAGAAGATTTTGCCTATCGGTAAGATCGACGAGGCTGAGAAGACTCTTCTTGCCGCTGCTGTGAAGGAACTCGGCCCAAGCATTGAAAAG GGCGCTTCCTTCCAgccccctcctcccaagCTCtaa